The following are from one region of the Noviherbaspirillum sedimenti genome:
- a CDS encoding ATP-binding protein, with the protein MAKTQGSTNRSEAKPVLSRVFDEHPVIRDRARLPTPPVKAVFDVIERTIYQRDPGSSFIAHPRFGKTFAIQVLTKQVCATFPQVPVIIISAKGHARFSEVAFYTEILENCKHSFSGVGKVSARRSRLINYLWTLSQARNSDRIVLFIDEAQNWAEAEFSCLRDLSNDLALNDVRVIALLFGQTELASIRTVLLQSKRTDLIGRFMMQQFEFKGLTSLSDLVETMECYDDVEMSEYPEGSGICYSEYFLPAAFQGGWRLSKEAGRLWAQFEHAAREHGGLKQVGMHWVAACIRSFFVTHIGVDHTGLTGTDADWRQAVAASCFALSLGVTYDADLQLPVNASIFREARPNDYRST; encoded by the coding sequence ATGGCAAAAACGCAGGGAAGTACGAATAGGTCAGAGGCAAAGCCCGTGCTGAGCCGAGTTTTTGATGAGCATCCAGTCATTCGCGATAGAGCGCGTCTACCGACGCCGCCAGTCAAGGCCGTGTTCGATGTAATCGAACGAACCATCTACCAGCGTGACCCCGGTTCCTCTTTCATTGCCCATCCAAGATTTGGAAAGACTTTTGCAATTCAGGTGCTCACCAAACAGGTTTGCGCCACATTCCCCCAAGTTCCTGTGATCATCATCAGTGCCAAAGGACACGCTCGCTTCTCTGAAGTCGCCTTCTATACCGAAATCTTGGAAAACTGTAAGCATTCCTTTTCTGGCGTGGGGAAGGTCTCTGCACGACGTTCTCGCTTGATTAATTATCTTTGGACGCTGAGCCAGGCCCGTAATAGCGACAGAATCGTCCTGTTTATCGATGAAGCACAAAACTGGGCAGAAGCAGAATTTTCTTGCCTGCGCGATCTATCAAATGACCTTGCGCTCAACGACGTCCGCGTGATTGCACTGCTTTTCGGACAAACAGAGCTTGCGTCGATCCGCACCGTGCTTTTGCAATCGAAGCGGACCGATCTAATCGGACGTTTCATGATGCAGCAGTTCGAATTTAAAGGCCTGACCTCGCTTTCTGACCTTGTTGAAACGATGGAGTGTTATGACGATGTCGAGATGTCGGAATATCCGGAAGGAAGCGGTATTTGTTATTCCGAATATTTTTTGCCGGCCGCTTTTCAAGGCGGCTGGCGGCTTTCCAAGGAAGCAGGGCGCTTATGGGCGCAATTCGAGCACGCCGCGCGTGAACACGGAGGGCTAAAACAAGTAGGCATGCACTGGGTCGCGGCTTGTATTCGCAGCTTCTTTGTTACCCATATCGGTGTCGACCATACTGGATTGACAGGCACTGATGCGGATTGGCGCCAGGCTGTCGCGGCGTCCTGTTTTGCCTTATCCCTGGGAGTGACCTATGACGCGGACCTACAGCTGCCCGTAAATGCATCGATCTTTCGTGAGGCGCGCCCAAATGATTACAGGTCAACCTAA